In a genomic window of Borrelia maritima:
- a CDS encoding LIC_12708 family protein codes for MKKHYKSLILSLLFAIISCNTKTLNELGEEQFKIPFGSLPGAIMPLDDKFTNSKFDIKTYNGLVYIAEIKTNKLMIFNSYGKLIQTYQNGIFKTNPDLKIKKIDFEGIQAIYPLKDFIIVSDKLNNKKSKFNQKENIAYFMRILILNKNSSVEILGQEGLNGTPFPQIYDVNVDENGNIAIISIYSEGYIIYSYNKEFSPLYKIYVNKNLLNTIDNPKKKYNISIDKVFFEVNKKTLYVKTTYYENIGDNENINDLGIKIKDQYIYKMSLKKNKELEVISKIALPKNLLDDKQESFINIIKIQKDKIIASTNMKNLSNNLIWKLDSKGLIKEQIALIEPRNLIFLSESLSKDGILSILYGGKTGVSVYWWNLNTLLKL; via the coding sequence ATGAAAAAACACTATAAATCTCTTATACTAAGCTTGCTTTTTGCAATTATATCATGTAATACTAAAACTTTAAATGAACTAGGAGAAGAGCAATTTAAAATACCATTCGGATCACTTCCTGGTGCAATAATGCCCTTGGATGACAAATTCACAAATTCAAAATTTGATATCAAAACATATAATGGGCTAGTATACATCGCAGAAATAAAAACAAACAAATTAATGATTTTTAACTCATACGGAAAACTAATACAAACCTATCAAAATGGAATATTTAAAACAAACCCAGATTTAAAAATAAAAAAAATAGATTTTGAAGGAATTCAAGCAATATATCCACTAAAAGATTTTATTATTGTCTCAGACAAACTAAATAATAAAAAATCAAAATTCAATCAAAAGGAAAATATTGCCTACTTTATGAGAATATTAATACTAAACAAAAACTCGTCTGTAGAAATTTTGGGTCAAGAAGGTTTAAACGGAACACCATTTCCACAAATTTATGATGTTAATGTTGATGAAAATGGCAACATTGCAATAATATCAATATATAGCGAGGGATATATAATATATTCTTATAATAAAGAATTTTCTCCGCTTTATAAAATTTACGTGAATAAAAACCTACTAAACACAATAGACAATCCAAAAAAAAAATACAATATTTCAATAGATAAGGTTTTTTTTGAAGTTAACAAAAAAACTCTTTATGTGAAAACCACTTACTATGAAAACATTGGAGATAATGAAAATATAAACGATCTTGGAATTAAAATTAAAGATCAATATATTTATAAAATGAGTTTAAAAAAAAATAAAGAATTAGAAGTAATAAGCAAAATTGCCCTTCCTAAAAATTTACTAGATGATAAACAGGAAAGCTTTATCAATATTATAAAAATACAAAAAGACAAAATAATAGCATCTACTAACATGAAAAATTTATCTAATAATTTAATATGGAAATTGGACAGCAAAGGTTTAATTAAAGAACAAATAGCTTTAATCGAGCCTAGAAATTTAATATTTCTCTCTGAAAGCTTATCTAAAGATGGAATACTTAGCATACTTTATGGCGGAAAAACTGGTGTTAGTGTTTACTGGTGGAATCTAAACACTTTATTAAAATTATAA
- a CDS encoding S2/P23 family protein produces the protein MIFRTYKNLKFIILPMIILGCAFFKKPQSVQQDSNTGKPINDDKLHSLKKPQSAEEQESDTGKPISDDKLHLISGKILNKKLPIVNGNHDVTWIKTRAMTILDEYGKEIPEFKNKFGYSYILSPIKLDDVHSNFVSLLILFETTKNGDKEYEIEDIKFVTAGSTLELKNSLLVVENSQEEGYVNAYPFGILMSDDIKNAFKLTYKNGQWNYMLANLTVKNKLTQETKIYKISLNSKLIIEFLKEVLKENPVLKDIAGDLFEDI, from the coding sequence ATGATATTTAGAACATATAAAAATTTGAAATTTATAATATTGCCTATGATAATACTGGGTTGCGCTTTTTTTAAAAAACCACAATCTGTACAACAAGACAGCAATACTGGAAAACCAATAAATGATGATAAGTTACATTCATTAAAAAAACCACAATCTGCAGAAGAACAAGAAAGCGATACTGGAAAACCAATAAGCGATGACAAATTACATTTAATATCGGGCAAAATTTTGAATAAAAAATTGCCAATCGTAAATGGCAATCATGACGTAACTTGGATAAAGACAAGGGCAATGACAATCTTGGATGAATATGGAAAAGAAATACCAGAATTCAAAAATAAATTTGGATATTCTTATATACTGTCTCCCATAAAACTGGATGATGTACATAGTAATTTTGTATCACTATTAATACTTTTTGAAACAACTAAAAATGGAGATAAAGAATATGAAATCGAAGATATTAAATTTGTAACAGCTGGGTCTACATTAGAGCTTAAAAATTCCCTTCTAGTTGTTGAAAACTCACAAGAAGAAGGATATGTTAATGCATACCCATTTGGAATATTGATGAGCGACGACATCAAAAATGCTTTCAAATTAACATATAAAAATGGTCAATGGAATTATATGCTTGCAAATTTAACCGTCAAAAACAAACTTACTCAAGAAACTAAAATTTATAAAATTTCGCTTAATTCAAAATTAATTATTGAATTTTTAAAAGAAGTACTAAAAGAAAATCCTGTCTTAAAAGACATAGCTGGAGATTTATTTGAAGATATATAA
- a CDS encoding BB0158 famile outer surface lipoprotein has protein sequence MNIKKFILTVIILSLAKNIFSKNEINIFENENYIVKENIKTTIKKLKQSFLLASVDIAISQPYMELVDLNGTPIKELAGVSYSFINAFSKIGSSAIISFDLSDEASKKYKITKLEFLSPDKGNFIDHLSSLVSGKQKSKKELAKDAYSFGTLRTDSLSKTIAEYYKDSNWYYILAAITVEGNIGKETKRYKIRINPKIYNDFQKKLRLHFKSTQINKFPIPIIE, from the coding sequence ATGAACATTAAAAAATTTATTTTAACCGTAATAATTCTTTCTCTAGCTAAAAATATTTTTTCTAAAAACGAAATTAATATCTTCGAAAATGAGAACTATATTGTAAAAGAAAATATAAAAACAACAATTAAAAAACTAAAACAAAGTTTTTTACTTGCATCTGTTGATATTGCCATTAGCCAACCTTACATGGAATTAGTAGATTTGAATGGAACTCCGATAAAAGAACTTGCCGGGGTTAGCTATTCATTCATAAATGCATTTTCAAAAATTGGATCTTCTGCTATTATTTCATTTGACCTATCAGACGAAGCTTCTAAAAAATACAAAATCACAAAATTAGAATTTTTAAGTCCAGATAAAGGCAATTTTATTGATCATCTAAGCAGCCTCGTCAGTGGAAAGCAGAAATCAAAAAAAGAACTTGCAAAAGACGCTTATTCATTTGGCACATTACGAACTGACTCTCTCTCAAAAACGATAGCAGAATATTATAAGGACAGCAACTGGTATTATATTTTGGCAGCAATAACGGTAGAGGGTAATATAGGTAAAGAAACTAAAAGATACAAAATTAGAATTAACCCTAAAATATATAATGATTTCCAAAAAAAATTGAGATTGCATTTTAAAAGCACCCAAATAAATAAATTTCCAATACCGATTATTGAATAA
- the alr gene encoding alanine racemase: MYDNKRMSSNKSIIINLNNLEHNLNLIKNKIGEKEIVATLKGDAYGHGLINIFKFLKAKKINYFGLFNIEDAKILKKIDQSTKILMYIKVDKKEIKNLIKLELLPFVADFEYLFLIEKECALQKNKIKVHLKIDIGMNRYGIKIDDNTLEMATYIQNSKFLELDGVCSHLPATENFKTTQEQIEQFLFFLETLKQKNINPKFVHISNSGHIVNYKLSSQFNMVRPGLILYGYYPSLKNKKNLPNFKPVLNLFSKVIFIKNVKKGEKISYSGSFQAKEDMKIGIIPIGYFDGIPQNINNNFYFLIKNKKCKIRGKVCMNITIIEIPKDLKVKTGSKVEIVSEKLSIDKMSKFSKRSHYELLCNIGKYENRKYLY; the protein is encoded by the coding sequence ATATATGATAATAAAAGAATGAGCAGTAACAAATCAATAATAATAAATTTAAATAATTTAGAGCATAACTTAAATTTAATTAAAAATAAAATCGGTGAAAAAGAAATAGTGGCTACCTTAAAAGGCGATGCGTATGGCCACGGACTTATAAATATCTTTAAATTTTTAAAAGCAAAAAAAATAAATTATTTTGGACTTTTCAATATTGAAGATGCCAAAATACTGAAAAAAATTGATCAAAGCACAAAAATACTGATGTACATTAAAGTGGATAAAAAAGAAATTAAAAATCTAATTAAACTTGAGCTATTACCATTTGTTGCTGATTTTGAATATCTATTTTTAATAGAAAAAGAATGCGCATTACAAAAAAATAAAATAAAAGTTCACTTAAAAATTGATATTGGCATGAATAGATATGGAATAAAAATAGATGATAATACCCTTGAAATGGCCACATATATTCAAAATTCAAAATTTTTAGAACTAGATGGGGTCTGCTCGCATCTACCAGCAACAGAAAACTTTAAAACCACACAAGAACAAATAGAGCAATTCTTATTTTTTTTAGAGACACTTAAACAAAAAAATATAAATCCAAAATTTGTCCATATTTCTAATTCGGGACACATTGTCAACTACAAGCTAAGTTCACAATTTAATATGGTAAGACCAGGTCTTATTCTTTACGGTTATTATCCATCACTAAAAAACAAAAAAAATCTCCCAAATTTTAAACCCGTATTGAACTTATTTTCAAAAGTAATATTTATAAAAAATGTAAAAAAAGGTGAAAAAATTTCATATTCAGGTTCATTTCAAGCCAAAGAAGATATGAAAATAGGAATTATCCCAATTGGATATTTCGATGGAATCCCACAAAATATAAATAATAATTTTTATTTTTTAATAAAAAATAAAAAATGTAAAATAAGGGGGAAGGTTTGCATGAATATAACAATAATAGAAATTCCTAAAGACTTGAAAGTTAAAACGGGTTCAAAAGTAGAAATTGTATCAGAAAAATTAAGCATAGACAAAATGAGCAAATTCTCTAAAAGAAGTCATTATGAATTACTATGTAATATAGGAAAATACGAGAACAGAAAATATTTATATTAA
- a CDS encoding calcium/sodium antiporter, whose product MEHLIQFFYLGFGIFLLYLGGDLLLKSSVGIATCLKIPTLLIGVTIVSFSTSAPELFTSLIAAFKGKNEIVVSNVIGSNIINMLLALPLAGFFLRIKADFKRLKLSFMFLFLLMFLLLLLSFDFGSYSFFVIPYNRFSSLSILILFLSYLLFFYKEEKAHASLENSFQEGVSHLNYGLNFIFLNVLSFFISMYFLYLGSKLLVDGALYVANNVFNVSEKLIGIIVVAFGTSVPELVVSLFAIIRKEVDIAFGNIIGSNIFNIGFILASSSFFRPILLQDIYIVDFSIMVIITLVLFLVVKFKGVFGRGISLIFLLLYILYNLMLFNFY is encoded by the coding sequence TTGGAACATTTAATCCAATTTTTTTATCTAGGGTTTGGTATTTTTTTGTTATATCTCGGCGGTGATTTGCTTTTAAAAAGCTCAGTTGGCATTGCTACTTGTTTAAAAATTCCAACACTTTTAATAGGAGTTACAATAGTGTCTTTTTCAACAAGTGCTCCAGAGCTTTTTACAAGTCTAATAGCGGCTTTTAAGGGTAAAAATGAAATTGTTGTTTCTAATGTTATTGGTAGTAATATTATTAATATGTTGCTTGCCTTGCCTTTAGCGGGATTCTTTTTAAGAATTAAGGCAGATTTTAAAAGGCTTAAGCTTTCTTTTATGTTTCTATTTTTATTAATGTTTCTTCTTTTGCTGCTTTCGTTTGATTTTGGATCTTACTCTTTTTTTGTAATACCTTATAATCGTTTCAGCTCATTGAGTATTTTAATTTTGTTTTTATCCTATTTATTATTTTTTTATAAAGAAGAAAAAGCGCATGCAAGTTTGGAAAATTCTTTTCAAGAAGGTGTAAGCCATTTAAATTATGGTTTAAATTTTATATTTTTAAATGTATTAAGTTTTTTTATTAGCATGTATTTTCTTTATTTGGGGTCAAAATTATTGGTGGATGGGGCTCTTTATGTTGCCAATAATGTTTTTAATGTTAGTGAAAAGTTGATTGGAATTATAGTTGTAGCTTTTGGAACAAGTGTTCCAGAGCTTGTTGTATCTCTTTTTGCAATAATCAGAAAAGAGGTAGACATTGCATTTGGGAATATTATTGGTAGCAATATTTTTAATATTGGTTTTATTTTAGCTAGCAGTAGTTTTTTCAGGCCTATCTTGTTGCAAGATATTTATATTGTGGATTTTAGTATAATGGTGATTATAACTTTAGTTTTATTTTTAGTGGTTAAATTTAAAGGGGTTTTTGGTAGAGGCATTTCTTTGATTTTTTTACTTTTATATATTTTATATAATTTAATGTTATTTAACTTTTATTGA
- a CDS encoding putative glycoside hydrolase: MCMKIFIYWIVIFFFFAFKVFSVFSLTDEEFFKKYSLFFVHKGFLSKNINGKITKVKVNGIDSRWIYPFHGLTPSRITSIYEDIYSSSSFLTTSNNLYVSYDYSKNFRELVGISKFNSSAYITSSAFSQGDYKRIAIGTAIHGIYLSIDGAVSFKNLNRLLPQIYLGAGYYDIISAVEFSKEDVNNLYFSSGVYGDIFLISQKKGFLKKISFPFKKQIIRILDLSSKNVEKILVRTYDNHFYSYFNGQWTFVGKLSLQDKDFAEKSQRMQLAKNKGSIYLTAYTLRDNRAVDERFKFIKDSGMNAVVIDFKDDSGNLTYSSKLSLPNKLKAVKNLIDVSYILKKAKELGIYVIARCVVFKDAKLYYYDNFKHALWNKRTNKPWANFIKKVDSSGLVKYVQLEHWVDIFSPATWEYNISIAKEIQSFGVDEIQFDYIRFPSDGPVSLATSRINKYEMLPVDALESFLVMAREQLYVPISVDIYGYNGWFPTNSIGQNISMLSDYVDVVSPMFYPSHYTDDFLPSNSYYTKRAYKIYKEGGDRAFVFSLDKVVIRPYVQAFLLGKERFVDDEIYLKYLKFQLKGVKESFSSGFSLWNASNVYYMVKGSLKEYLDSF; this comes from the coding sequence GTTCATAAAGGATTTTTAAGTAAAAATATTAATGGGAAAATAACTAAAGTTAAAGTTAATGGTATAGATTCTAGGTGGATTTACCCTTTTCATGGGCTTACCCCCAGTCGGATTACTTCTATTTATGAGGATATTTATTCTTCAAGTTCATTTTTAACTACAAGCAATAATCTTTACGTTTCTTATGACTATTCAAAGAATTTTAGGGAATTGGTTGGAATTAGCAAATTTAACAGTAGTGCGTATATTACATCAAGTGCTTTCTCTCAAGGAGATTATAAGCGTATTGCTATTGGAACTGCGATTCATGGCATTTATCTAAGCATTGATGGAGCTGTTAGTTTTAAAAATTTAAATCGTTTACTTCCTCAGATTTATCTGGGCGCAGGGTATTATGATATTATTAGTGCTGTTGAATTTTCAAAAGAAGATGTAAATAATTTATATTTTTCTTCTGGAGTTTATGGAGATATTTTTTTAATTAGTCAGAAAAAGGGATTTCTTAAAAAAATATCTTTTCCTTTTAAAAAGCAAATAATACGTATTTTAGATTTATCTAGCAAGAATGTGGAAAAAATTTTAGTCAGAACATATGATAATCATTTTTATTCTTATTTTAATGGGCAATGGACATTTGTTGGAAAATTATCTCTACAAGATAAGGATTTTGCTGAAAAATCACAAAGGATGCAGCTTGCTAAAAACAAAGGGTCTATTTATTTAACAGCATACACATTGCGTGATAATAGGGCAGTTGATGAAAGATTTAAATTTATTAAAGATTCAGGCATGAATGCCGTTGTAATTGATTTTAAAGATGATAGTGGAAATTTAACTTATTCTAGCAAGCTTTCTTTGCCCAATAAGTTAAAAGCTGTTAAAAACTTGATTGATGTTTCTTATATTCTTAAAAAAGCTAAAGAGCTTGGAATTTATGTTATTGCTAGGTGTGTTGTATTTAAAGATGCAAAATTGTATTATTATGATAATTTTAAGCATGCTCTTTGGAATAAAAGGACCAATAAACCTTGGGCTAATTTTATTAAAAAGGTTGATTCTAGCGGTCTTGTGAAATATGTGCAATTAGAGCATTGGGTAGATATTTTTTCTCCTGCTACTTGGGAGTATAATATTTCTATTGCAAAAGAAATACAATCTTTTGGAGTTGATGAGATACAATTTGATTATATTAGATTTCCATCAGATGGTCCTGTATCTCTTGCGACCTCAAGAATAAATAAGTATGAGATGTTGCCCGTTGATGCTCTTGAATCTTTTTTGGTTATGGCAAGAGAACAGCTTTATGTTCCTATTTCTGTTGATATTTATGGATACAATGGTTGGTTTCCTACCAATAGTATTGGGCAAAATATTTCAATGTTATCAGATTATGTTGACGTTGTATCCCCTATGTTTTATCCCTCGCACTATACCGATGATTTTTTACCAAGCAATTCTTATTATACAAAAAGAGCTTATAAGATTTATAAAGAGGGAGGCGATAGAGCATTTGTGTTTTCTCTAGATAAGGTTGTTATTAGGCCTTATGTTCAAGCTTTTTTGTTGGGAAAAGAAAGGTTTGTGGATGACGAGATTTATTTGAAATATTTAAAGTTTCAGCTCAAAGGCGTCAAAGAGTCTTTTAGCAGCGGTTTTAGTCTTTGGAACGCATCTAATGTTTATTATATGGTTAAAGGAAGTTTAAAAGAATATTTAGATTCTTTTTAA